One window of Solwaraspora sp. WMMA2056 genomic DNA carries:
- a CDS encoding tetratricopeptide repeat protein, translated as MAWQAYEQGLICLGRRDVTAARAQFESAGADPRALLLLGRLANAGDGEPADPSRARRLYARAAALGSADAAYHLAALYATGRGGDRDDAAALTWYLRSAELGSADARRMVGVMYAHGQGVPADDAEAERHWRAAAAGGQAPAMRDLGALYAQRRDDPAEAAFWYLEAAKSGDSTVGEELARLAPRLRERTAADRRAQTLLGVILAFHLDDPAAAVPLLTASAGQGDPVAQRTLGFLVERGIGTDRDAHRAAELYRSAADAGDGPAAFNLAVLHPDSPGAVTWLRRAATNGVVEAYPRLGDRLSEQDLDEEALRWYVRGADAGDKGSMLAAACWYRDGFGGPVDLVQALRWCLAMLDVGSGDGIHEAHGFVAQMSVDDIHEAGRLSGRLTEADLLAQRSAPPGGEELVGTT; from the coding sequence GTGGCATGGCAGGCGTACGAACAGGGACTGATCTGCCTCGGGCGTCGCGACGTCACCGCTGCCCGGGCCCAGTTCGAATCGGCCGGGGCGGACCCGCGGGCGCTGCTGTTGTTGGGGCGGTTGGCCAACGCCGGTGACGGCGAGCCGGCCGATCCCTCGCGGGCGCGTCGGCTGTACGCGCGGGCCGCGGCACTCGGCAGCGCCGATGCCGCGTACCACCTGGCGGCACTGTACGCCACCGGGCGTGGTGGCGATCGCGACGACGCGGCCGCGCTGACCTGGTACCTGCGCTCGGCCGAGCTGGGCAGCGCCGACGCCCGCCGGATGGTCGGCGTCATGTACGCCCACGGTCAGGGTGTGCCGGCCGACGACGCCGAGGCCGAGCGGCACTGGCGGGCGGCGGCCGCCGGCGGCCAGGCACCGGCGATGCGTGATCTGGGTGCCCTGTACGCGCAGCGCCGGGACGATCCAGCCGAGGCGGCGTTCTGGTATCTGGAGGCCGCGAAGTCCGGCGACAGCACGGTCGGCGAGGAACTGGCACGGCTCGCGCCCCGGCTGCGCGAACGGACGGCGGCCGATCGGCGGGCGCAGACCCTGCTCGGGGTGATCCTGGCCTTCCACCTCGACGATCCGGCCGCCGCGGTGCCGCTGCTGACCGCCTCGGCGGGCCAGGGCGACCCGGTCGCGCAGCGGACCCTCGGCTTCCTGGTCGAACGCGGCATCGGCACCGACCGGGACGCGCACCGGGCCGCCGAGCTGTACCGGTCGGCGGCGGACGCGGGTGACGGCCCGGCCGCGTTCAACCTCGCGGTGCTGCACCCCGACTCCCCCGGGGCGGTGACGTGGCTGCGCCGCGCCGCGACGAACGGCGTCGTCGAGGCGTACCCACGGCTCGGTGACCGACTCAGCGAGCAGGACCTCGACGAGGAGGCCCTGCGCTGGTACGTCCGTGGTGCCGACGCTGGCGACAAGGGCAGCATGCTGGCGGCGGCCTGCTGGTACCGCGACGGCTTCGGCGGTCCGGTCGACCTGGTGCAGGCGCTGCGCTGGTGCCTGGCGATGCTCGACGTCGGCAGTGGTGACGGCATCCACGAGGCCCACGGTTTCGTGGCGCAGATGAGTGTGGACGACATCCACGAGGCCGGTCGGTTGTCCGGCCGGCTGACCGAGGCGGACCTGCTCGCGCAGCGGTCAGCTCCGCCCGGCGGCGAGGAACTCGTGGGCACCACGTAG
- a CDS encoding sugar nucleotide-binding protein produces MRLLVVGGSGFLGREIVRQTRRAGHRVAATFHRRPPSADLGAGVDWHALDIRIRDDVARVAAMARPDVIVNATYRQSDWASTADGGAHVAHAAVAVAARLVHVSSDAVFAGAADAYDETCPPDPTTPYGAAKAAAETAVAAITPDAVIARTSLIIGYGESVHERHVHALAAGVGTGVLFTDDVRCPVHVADLAAALRELAGSPYSGIHHVAGPDAISRHRLGVLIARRDGLDPTALPTGRRAASGVPGPAELRLDCARTRDRLTTRLRGAHEFLAAGRS; encoded by the coding sequence GTGAGGCTTCTCGTGGTGGGTGGCAGTGGGTTTCTCGGCCGGGAGATCGTTCGTCAGACTCGGCGCGCCGGGCACCGGGTGGCCGCGACCTTCCACCGCCGTCCGCCCAGCGCTGATCTCGGCGCCGGAGTCGACTGGCACGCGCTCGACATCCGCATCCGTGACGATGTCGCCCGTGTCGCCGCCATGGCCCGGCCCGACGTGATCGTCAACGCCACCTACCGCCAGAGCGACTGGGCGAGCACTGCCGACGGCGGTGCCCATGTCGCCCACGCCGCCGTGGCGGTGGCGGCCCGGCTCGTCCACGTCTCCAGCGACGCGGTCTTCGCCGGTGCGGCGGACGCCTACGACGAGACGTGCCCACCGGACCCGACGACGCCGTACGGTGCGGCCAAGGCCGCCGCCGAGACGGCGGTCGCGGCGATCACACCCGACGCCGTCATCGCCCGGACGTCACTGATCATCGGGTACGGCGAGTCCGTCCACGAGCGACACGTACATGCTCTGGCTGCCGGCGTCGGCACCGGTGTGCTGTTCACCGACGACGTGCGGTGCCCGGTGCACGTCGCCGACCTCGCCGCTGCACTGCGCGAACTCGCCGGGTCGCCGTACTCCGGGATCCACCACGTCGCCGGTCCGGACGCGATCAGCCGGCACCGCCTGGGGGTGCTCATCGCCCGCCGAGACGGCCTCGACCCCACGGCGTTGCCCACCGGCCGACGTGCCGCCAGCGGTGTTCCCGGACCGGCCGAGCTGCGGCTGGACTGCGCCCGGACCCGTGACCGGCTGACCACCCGGCTACGTGGTGCCCACGAGTTCCTCGCCGCCGGGCGGAGCTGA